The DNA segment ATTAGGAAGTGTTTTGTAAAGATTGGTAGATATTTCTAAAATGTTTTTTGAATTATCAAAATTCCCTTTAGTTATATCTTCATTTTCTAGAGCCTTGTAATAGTACTTTTCCAAAGCCTTCTTAAAATCAATCAAAGCTCTTTTTCGTTTTTCATCTGCAATTTTTCCCTCTCCTGCGGTTGTTAAAACAGTTTGACATTCACTTATTGCCTTTAAAACCTCACTATTTCCTGAAGTTCCAACCTTAATTCCATTTTTTTTAGGCTTTATTAGACTAGCTCTTATATTTTCTATACATTCATTAAAAGAATTTGATGCCTCATCCAAAAAACTCTCTTCAAAAACTCTTTCAACAGGGAGATCAGTGCCCCACAAACTGTTATCAATTACAGATTTAGAGCCGCTACTCTTGAGAAATGCTTCACAATTTCTAATATTTGATTTAATTTCATTTACCGTTAAAGTATTTTGACCTGATAGCGAAGATTGAGATACTGTTCTCGAAATGCTAGAATCTGGCATAGTCACGCTTCCTTAGATGGAAAGTCTTTTAATTTTTATTAGTTAAATTTTCCCACATTTATTTTACAAAATATATATTAAACTTTTATTAAGTGCAGAAATTTTTTATACAAAAAAAGCTGGGATGGTTCGAGAAGCTATAAAAGTTAAAATTAAGAAATGAGATCTTTCAGGAAAAAGCAGTTAAATAGCCCGCTATACAGGACATTAAACACTATAATTGAAACCGCAGGGCTTTTTCTTTGTGATCGGGTTTAAAATTAATTACTTTAATTGCTTTATTTTCGCATTCAATCCAGCCAAAACGTTTCGCAGCAGCAAGCCCATCTATTTTAACCCGCTTAGCGCCGCGCTGGACTAATAGATCGATCATAGAACTTACCGTCGTTAAGAGTCGACCGGTTGTATAACTTCCATAAAGCTTACCGGGAGAAGTTTTTAATAGCGTTCCATAATCAAAAATTGGATAGCCTTTCTCAACTTGAATAATGTCAGGCCGTGTCAGCAACGTCCCGCTTTCTCCTCCATCGCTATCCTCTTGAGTTTCTACTATGGAAACTTCAAAATAGCCCCATAGCAATAACAAAAACAAATGAGCTTGTTCAGAATTTATAGGATTATCGATAAGTCCAGCAATCTGACTCAATAACTCATCTATATTTAAATTAAATTTATCAATTTCATTATTGTTAACCATTGAGTTCACCTTTACAGATTAAGGTGCAGCCCCCCCACCGGTACCGTTGCTTGGAGCTGAGCTAGATACGTCTGCTTTGGTTTGTTTCATTTCTCTTAAACGGCGACCTAGCTGCATGCCACCCCCTGAACTTTCACTTATGCCCTGGCTTGTAGGCATTTGTTGGGTAATCTGTCCAACATCTCGATCGTGCTGACCACGTATACCTTGTAGCATTGATTCTTCGTGGCCACTTTCCTGTGGACCACCTATCCAACGCAGTACTTTATTCGGAACTTCATAAATCATTGAAAAACAACGGTTAACAATGGCTAGCACCGCCGCCGCATAAATAGCCATCATAGCGGTTTGGTAAACAATGGCAAAAATATCGCCGTTATAATCATTCAAAAATTGCACTGCAATACTAAACCCGTGATTAAATACTGAAAGGGCAACATACGATAAAATAATCCCAAAAATAAAACCAAACACCATTAACATAGGTCTTAAGAAAACACTGGCAAGCAGCATGATCGATTGTTCCGCTTTACCCAAAAAGTCATGCCCTTCTGGATGCGTAATTCCCAATGCCACTAAGGGTGCCGCTAAAATTGCCTCTAACACCACCGCAAACCAGGTAATACTACCAAATGCAAACAGGAAGAACGGAATTAATGGCACATAATAGGAAAGAATAGAACCCAAAACAAAATTAATCCCCATCCAAACAGTGAGCATGGGAACTACCAACATCAACAGATTAGTAATCGCTAACATGGCGTTCACTGCACCCCCGACTGTCCAAAAACCCGAAGCAAATCCCGCTGCAATACCTACAATACCTAATCCAGTCATTGTGGCTAACAGAGATATCCAGACCTGTTCTACCATAGATACTAAGCCATTCCCCACTGACGCTAAAGCAACAATGGGATCCATATCTTTATTATTAATTCCATCGGCTAATTTTTTTTCAAAATCCTGCACTCGAGGAAATATCGTATCCAAAATAGCACTTACTACCTTACCAATTGCATTTACATTCGCTGGATGCTCTGGTAGAGAAGGATCAGCCTCGTCACCAGGATTATTATTGTTAGGAGCTCGTGTTATTTCTGCTGCCATATAACTATCAATAACACCGCCTACACTCGGCAAGTTATTTTTTAGATTATATATTACATTATCGTCTTTGATCTGAGAAAAGGTATTTGAATCATAATCGGGATTAAACTCAGGATAAATTCTATCGGAAATTGCAAGCTCTCCTGTGTTTTTTCTAATACTTTGATTCAAACGAGCCATATTATAGTAATAGCTACCGGCAAGTATCCAACCTGATTTTTTTGCATTATTAATAAAGTCTTTATATTTTTTACTTCCATCATCCGCTAAAGAACGTAAAGCAGGCTTTACAATCCCAAAGTAATCCTCTCCTGCATCAACCAAATTATTTTTAAAGGGTTCAAAACTAGTCGAATCTAATTGAATTCTGCTAGCAAGTGTATGCGTTGTAGAAAGAGGAGATATTGTATTAGCAATACTCTTTGCTTGAGCATTTAAATCTAAGATCATTTGTCTCATCGCAACACTTGCACTATCATTGGCATTCAAATTGGCCGGGTTATCGATCTGTCCATTATCCGCCTTATTGCCAATAAAATTCCACGAAACTCTACCACACATACCTTCTAAATTGGCAAAAGCACCAGATAACTTTCCAGGAAAAGTAAAATATCCGCCGGTATCTTTTGTATAATCGATGGGTCGCCCTGTATTTTTTCCATCCGGCCCTTTACCTGTTACAGTTAGCGAGCTTAAAAAATCAGGCACTACAACCTTTTCATTTGGATCCGTGTTGTAATATTGATTAGCCAAAGCATTATGTACAGCCAACATACATACTTCTGATTTTAGAATACTACCCGCTTTATTAATTAAAAAAGTATTATTAGCACCTTTTTTTGGATCCAATGATTGAATGGGCTCAATTATTGTTCCGTTACGATTAATATAATTTAAAGTGACATTCCATACCTCATCCGCAGCACCAACACCTTGTACCACTACCCACATAACAAGAATTTGTATAAAAGAGTAACCGGTAGCTTTCGGTAATAATAAACCTATCCCACCGACCGTTCGCAGTGGAATCCAAATTGACGACCATTTCTTACCGAGAAACTCACCCTCATGCGAGGTATTTAAAATGGAAGTAAATAAAACATAACTTAATACTATAGAAGCCATAACTAATATGATGGAATTAAACGTCCCAAACATCGTTCCTAAAATTTGACTTCCTGTGCCATGTAACACGCCATCCACCACACCAAAAATAGTCGCTAAATACGACATCGATAAATCAGTGCTAGGAGGTGTTAAGCTTAAGGTGTCTGCTAACAACAACGATGGAAATAAGTAAAGGAAGCTGGTTAATAGAAACTTACGCATTATTTTTCTTCCTATTAAAAAATTGATAACTGAACCAATCACGAAAATTACAACCTAAACGACGCTGTTTAATTTGAAATAACCAAAAATGATAACGAAAGATTTGCGTCAAAATAATAATACAAATGCCTAGGCAAGGAAAAAATCCCCGCAAAGAGTGGTTATAGAAGAGGAGATAAACACTATAGCTAACGCTAACGAAGAAAAGAAAAATCCATATCCACAGCAAACGCGTAAATTCTTTGCTGCGTTGCATTAAATCTGCTGTTGTTAATTTAAGACGTATCAGTGCTTCTTCAAAGGATTCCTGTGTCTTGGCATGGTCAGGAATAAAGAATTTTTTAATGAATCCGAAAACAGAACGATTGTTTTTTACCAATTGTTGATAGTCTACCCACTTTGGAACATCAACAGCTGGCTTAATTATTTTTTTTATAGCACCAAAAAAACTCACGTATCACCCCGCGGTTTAATATTCTATGTTATCCCGACTGCATCCAACTTGCAAATTTCTCGTTAAGATCCAGCTTGGTAGATGCTCTTTGGATTGTCGCGCTACCCGCTAGTAAAACGAGCGAAAAATCCTAATTAACCGCTTAAATTCTTGCACAATTCTAAACGAAGTTCCTATCGATCAAGATCGGATTTGATTTAGCTTGCATTAAGTTGGATAATCAAGGTTCCTTTGCCGCAGTTTATACTCAATTAAATGGGTATTACAAATAAAACAATACATACTTATGCCTGACTTAACTCACAAAGGTTCACACCTCTACTGGAAACAATACCAAGATCCCTTGATCTATAGGGTTCTTTGCTTCATGGAAAGCGTTGAATCTTGGACTAAAGATGGTGATACCACGCTTGAAGCAAGCCTCTTAGAGCTGGGTAAAGAGCTCGATGATATCGATAAAGTTGATCTGGATAAACTTGCTCAACAAGCGTTGTTTATTCGTTTAGGTAATCATTTAGGTATGTCTCGTACCTTGCGTCTACTTCAAGCAATAGACACTTCACATCCAGGTTCTGCCGCTAAATTACTCATGCATGCCGAAGAAGTCAGTAATGGTCCTGAAGATGAAGCAGGCTTATTTTTGCGTAGAAATATTAGCTTTGAACGTTTACGTCTACTCGCTAGAGTGTTT comes from the Rickettsiella endosymbiont of Rhagonycha lignosa genome and includes:
- the dotA gene encoding type IVB secretion system protein DotA: MRKFLLTSFLYLFPSLLLADTLSLTPPSTDLSMSYLATIFGVVDGVLHGTGSQILGTMFGTFNSIILVMASIVLSYVLFTSILNTSHEGEFLGKKWSSIWIPLRTVGGIGLLLPKATGYSFIQILVMWVVVQGVGAADEVWNVTLNYINRNGTIIEPIQSLDPKKGANNTFLINKAGSILKSEVCMLAVHNALANQYYNTDPNEKVVVPDFLSSLTVTGKGPDGKNTGRPIDYTKDTGGYFTFPGKLSGAFANLEGMCGRVSWNFIGNKADNGQIDNPANLNANDSASVAMRQMILDLNAQAKSIANTISPLSTTHTLASRIQLDSTSFEPFKNNLVDAGEDYFGIVKPALRSLADDGSKKYKDFINNAKKSGWILAGSYYYNMARLNQSIRKNTGELAISDRIYPEFNPDYDSNTFSQIKDDNVIYNLKNNLPSVGGVIDSYMAAEITRAPNNNNPGDEADPSLPEHPANVNAIGKVVSAILDTIFPRVQDFEKKLADGINNKDMDPIVALASVGNGLVSMVEQVWISLLATMTGLGIVGIAAGFASGFWTVGGAVNAMLAITNLLMLVVPMLTVWMGINFVLGSILSYYVPLIPFFLFAFGSITWFAVVLEAILAAPLVALGITHPEGHDFLGKAEQSIMLLASVFLRPMLMVFGFIFGIILSYVALSVFNHGFSIAVQFLNDYNGDIFAIVYQTAMMAIYAAAVLAIVNRCFSMIYEVPNKVLRWIGGPQESGHEESMLQGIRGQHDRDVGQITQQMPTSQGISESSGGGMQLGRRLREMKQTKADVSSSAPSNGTGGGAAP
- the icmV gene encoding type IVB secretion system protein IcmV, whose amino-acid sequence is MSFFGAIKKIIKPAVDVPKWVDYQQLVKNNRSVFGFIKKFFIPDHAKTQESFEEALIRLKLTTADLMQRSKEFTRLLWIWIFLFFVSVSYSVYLLFYNHSLRGFFPCLGICIIILTQIFRYHFWLFQIKQRRLGCNFRDWFSYQFFNRKKNNA
- the icmW gene encoding type IVB secretion system protein IcmW produces the protein MPDLTHKGSHLYWKQYQDPLIYRVLCFMESVESWTKDGDTTLEASLLELGKELDDIDKVDLDKLAQQALFIRLGNHLGMSRTLRLLQAIDTSHPGSAAKLLMHAEEVSNGPEDEAGLFLRRNISFERLRLLARVFSQDRLDLVLKALEGE